Below is a window of Rhizobium jaguaris DNA.
TCTGACCTCGCATCCCGTCCTCTACGTCTGCAACGTCGCAGAGGCTGATGCCGCGACCGGCAACGACCACACAGCGGCCGTCGCTGCCATGGCCAAGGAGCAGAATTCCGAGGTGGTGACCATTTCCGCCGCCATCGAAGCGGAAGTGGCGCAGCTACCCGAAGAAGAAGCCACGGAATTCCTCTCCGCTCTCGGCCTCGACGAAGCCGGCCTCGACCGGCTGATCCGCGCCGGCTACAAGCTGCTGCATCTCATCACCTATTTCACCGTCGGCCCGAAGGAAACACGCGCCTGGACGATCGAACAGGGCACCAAGGCCCCGCAGGCAGCCGGCGTCATCCATTCCGACTTTGAACGCGGCTTCATCCGCGCCAACACCATCGCCTATGACGACTACATCGGCTACAACGGCGAAACAGGCGCCAAGGAAGCCGGCAAGGCGCGCGACGAAGGCAAGGAATACGTCGTCCAGGACGGCGACGTCATCCATTTCCGCTTCAACACCTGAGACATGATGGAATTGCCGGCCTCACCTGAGTGCCGGCAATCTTCCCTGGACGGACGCCGGCAGCAACCGAACGACAGTACGGCGCAGATGCGGCCAGCCGATGCCGATCACCAGCACGATCAGGCCGACGATCATCAGCACGATGAAGCTGACCTTGTCGAGGCCGGCATTGTTCTGCCGCAGAATGGCGCCGATCGCGACGCCGAGCGACACCAGTCCCGCGGTCACGAAAGCGCGTCTATCGATGATCAAGCCGATCAGCATCATGACCACCACAACAGCGACGATGGTCAGCGCCTGTGTGTAACCGCCGTGCTCAATGCCGGTAAGGAAAAAGGTATCGCTGTTGCCAGCCTCAAGCTGAAAGACCAGCAGGATCGCCGTGTAGAGCAGTGCCGGCGCCGTGGCGAGATGCAGCCAGAAGGCCACATCCGAGCGACGTGTCCTGCGGTTGGGATCGCTAAGATCGAAACGCATCGCCACGGCAAATGCCCCGAGAGCCCCTGCACACATGATGCCGAGCGACAGCAGCGGATAATCCAGCACGACATTCGATACGCCGGTGGCAACACCAATCAAGTAGAAGACGCCGGCGAGCAGCAAAGTGAACAGCGAGAAGAGCAGCATCGCCAGCGACAGCGGCACGCGGTAACGCCAATAATAGAGCGCAAGCAGCGGCGGGAACGGCAAGGCAGTGATGATCCAATGGGTCGTCAGGCTCGTGCCGGCTGTATCTTCGGTGCCGAGATGCATCATCGTCGCCCAAAAGATCCAATAGACCAGCGAGATCGTCAGGACGACAGCGGGAAGCGCCAGACGCTGACGGCGGACCAGGATTTCGGCCAGGACGATGATGGCCGGCAGCGGCCCGTAATAGCCGGTGAGCCCCCACAAGCCGACGAGCAGGACGACGATACCGATGGTGATCAGCACGTCATGAAAGCCGCGGATGAAACGCGGGGCTTCGCTATCCTCCAGCGGGTTTGCCGGATCGTCCTCGCGAGGCTGCGAAAGATCATTTCTGACGGCCCTCGCGTTGATGCCGATATTTCGCTCGGCCAGATAAGGCAAAAGCCGGATGGCCTGATCCGAGGAAATGATCCCCTCGCCGGCAGCGCCTTCCAACACAGTCTTGAGATCGCTCATGTCTATTCCTGCATGGTCTCGATGTTGGCAAGCCTCATCACATCGCCGGTCTACAAGCAAGGGCTGCCAAGCCTGGGCAGGCGGTGCCGCACCTCTTTGCCGCAGCGGCCATGAAAAGGCTTGCGCCGTTGCCGCTCGGCATGCGATTGCGCACGGACCGAATGAAGAGGCCGGTGACGGATATGGCAAAACTGACATATGAGGATTTTCAGCCGGGAAAAGTGTTTCCGCTCGGACCGAAACACGTGACGGCGGAAGAGATCATCGAGTTTGCACGCGAGTTTGATCCGCAGCCGATGCATCTCGACGAATCTGCCGGCCGCGCAAGTATTCTGGGTGGGCTCGCCGCCTCCGGCTGGCACACCTCGGCGATGTTCATGCGCATGATGACCGACAGCTATCTGCTCAACACGGAAGCCGAAGGCGCGCCGGGTATTGATTTCATGGACTGGAAAAAGCCGGTCCTGGCGGGAGATACGCTTTCCGGTCGGTCGATCGTGCTCGAATCCCGCGCCATGCGCTCCCGCCCCGGCATCGGCATCGTCAAGTTTCGCCACGAAGTGGAAAATCAGCGCGGCCAGCTCGTTTGTCTCGGCGAGAATTCGACCATGATCCGTATGCGCTTGCCCGTGGAGGCTTCCGCATGAAGATGATGGAACTTTACCCGATCGGCGAACGGGCCGAGATCGGCAGTCATACGTTCACAGCGGAAAACATCGTCCGCTTCGCCTCACGCTTCGATCCGCAGATTTTCCACATGGACGCGGAAGCGGCCAAGCATACGTTGTTCGGCGGACTTTGTGCGTCAGGTTGGCATACCTGCTCCGTCTGGATGCGTACCTTCGTCGACTATTGGAGCGGCGAAACCACCCGCCTTCGCGACGAAGGCAGAAAACCGCCGAATCTCGGCCCCTCGCCCGGTTTCCAGAAACTGCAGTGGCTGCGTCCGGTCTTTGCCGGTGACACCGTTACCTATGGTGTCACCTTGCTCGCTAGCCGCCCGCTTAATTCACGCCCGGGCTGGACGCTCAACACCATCCTCTGTGACGGAAGCAACCAGCACGGCACGCCGGTGTTGCGGTTCGAGAGCACCGTGCTGGAGTTTGAGTAAACACCTTCGCGAAGCAAGAAGGTTGCGAAACGTGGGAGCAAGCGTCGAGCCGGTCTCGCCCGCCCTGCGCGCAGGAATCTTTTCAATGCCCGGAAAATTCCACCAGGGTGTGAACCGGCACATTGAGCGCTTCCAGCTTCTTGCGGCCGCCCAAATCCGGAAGGTCGATGACAAAGCAGGCGGCAACGACCTCGGCGCCGATCTGGCGCAACAACTGGGTCGCGCCGACAGCGGTGCCACCGGTGGCGATGAGGTCGTCGACCAGGATCACCTTCTCGCCGGGGTTTACCGCGTCCCGGTGCATCTCCATCTCATCGACACCGTATTCGAGGCTGTAGGCGATGCGCACGATGTCGTGCGGCAGCTTGCCCTTCTTGCGGATCGGCACGAAACCGGACGACAACTGATGCGCCACGGCGCCGCCCAGAATAAAACCACGTGCTTCCATGCCGGCAACCTTGTCGATCTTGGTGCCGGCATAGGGTTGCACCAGCGCGTCGACCGCACGACGGAACGCTTTGGCATTGCCGAGCATCGTGGTGATGTCACGGAAGACGATGCCAGGCTTGGGATAGTCCGGAATGGAGCGGATGCTGGCGGCAAGCTCCGAAGCGATAGTGTGCATGTAAATATGTACTCTCAAGGCTATGATAAGGCCGACGCACCCTATCAAGACCCGTGCCCGATACCAACAAAAAAGGCGACCACAAAGGGCCGCCTCTTCATTGATTCACGCGGCGGAACGCTTAGTGAGCGCCAGCCTTGGCGTAGACCGACCGCTTGGTCAGATAGATCAACACCGAGAAAATCAGCAGAAATACCATGACCATGAAGCCAAGGTGCTTGCGGTCCTCAAGATGCGGCTCCGACGCCCACATCAGGAACGAGGCGACGTCCCTCGCATATTGATCGACCGTCTGCGGCGAACCGTCGTCATAGGTGACCTGGCCGTCCGAGAGCGGCTTTGGCATGGCGAAGGTCGCGGCCGAGGTGAAATACGGATTGTAGTGTGAGTTCTGCGGCACTTGGAAGCCAGCCGGAGGCTCTTCATAGCCCGTCAGCAGCGAGTAGATATAATCGGGGCCGCCTTCCTGATACTGCGTGAAGATGTCGAAGATAAACTGCGGGAAACCACGTTCGATTTCGCGCGCCTTGGCAAGCAGCGACATGTCTGGCGGTACGGCGCCATTGTTCGATGCCGCCGCCGCCTCGTCGTTCGGGAACGGCGATGGGAAATGGTCTGACGGAATCGCTTTGCGGGTGAACATCTCGCCCTGGGCGTTCGGGCCATCCTGCACTTCGTAATTCGCTGCGAAAGTCTTGATCTGCGCGTCGGTATAGCCGAGATCTGCCAACGTGCGGAAGGGAACAAGCTTCATCGAATGACAAGCGGAGCAGACTTCCGTGTAGACCTTGAGGCCGCGCTGGAGTTGCGCCTTGTCGTAAGAGCCGAAGGGACCGGAGAAGGTCCAGTGCTGCTCCCTCGGCTCCTTGAGCGGATAGTGTGGGGTCGCTGTCTCAGCGGCGGGCTTGGTCTCCTGAGCAACGGCGGCGACCGTGGCGAAGCCGCCGATAAGCGCGATCGACAGAAGGCCGGCAACAAGCTTTTTCATTGTTTTCTTCCTCTATCGCCGGTTACGCTTCAACCGGAGCGGCTGTCTTGCCGCCCTGCTTTTCAAGAACCGCCTCCGTAATCGAATTCGGAATGCGTCTTGGTGTTTCGACCAGGCCGAGGACCGGCATGGCGACTAGGAAGAACAGGAAGTAGAACAGCGTCGCAAACTGCGAGATCACGACGAAGTTGCCTTCCGCCGGCTGTGAGCCGAGCCAGCCGAGCAGGATGGCATCGGCAACGAACAGCCAGAAGAACAGCTTGTACCACGGACGATAGACCGCCGAGCGAATCTTGGAGGTGTCGAGCCAGGGCAGGAAGAACAGCACGATGATGGCGCCGAACATCGTCAAAACCCCGCCCAATTTGGAGTCGATGGGGCCGATGTTGAAGGTGATCGAACGCAGCATCGCGTAGAACGGCAGGAAGTACCATTCCGGAACGATGTGGGCCGGCGTCTTCAGCGGGTTGGCCGGAATGTAATTGTCGGCATGGCCGAGGAAGTTCGGCAGATAGAAGACGAAATAGGCGAAGACCAGCAGGAAGATGGAAACGCCGAACGCATCCTTCAGCGTTGCATAGGGTGTAAAGGCCACGGTATCGGTCTTCGACTTGACTTCAACGCCGGTCGGGTTTGTCTGGCCGGTCACGTGCAGCGCCCAGATGTGCAGGACTACGACGCCCGCGATCATGAACGGCAGCAGGTAGTGCAGCGAGAAGAAGCGGTTCAGCGTCGGATTGTCGACGGCGAAGCCGCCGAGCAGGAAGGTCTGGATCCAATCGCCGACCCATGGAAAGGCGGAGAAGAAGCCGGTGATGACGGTGGCGCCCCAGAAGGACATCTGCCCCCAGGGCAGAACGTAACCCATGAAGGCCGTCGCCATCATCAGAAGATAGATGATCACGCCCAGAATCCAGAGAATTTCGCGCGGCGCCTTGTAGGAGCCATAATAAAGACCGCGGGCGATGTGGAGATAGACGGCCACAAAGAAGAAGGACGCGCCGTTAGCGTGCAGATAGCGCAACAGCCAGCCGTGGTTGACGTCGCGAACGATCTTTTCGACAGAGTTGAAGGCGATCGTCGTTTCCGCCGCATAGTGCATGGCAAGAACGACGCCAGTCAGGATCTGCAGAACGAGCATGACGGCCAGCATGGCGCCGAACGTGTAGGCATAGTTCAGATTGCGCGGAACCGGATAGGCGATGAAACTGTCATAGACCATACGCGGCAGCGGCAGCCGCGCGTCGATCCATTTTTCGAGCCCAGTGGATGGCTCGTAAGACGAATGACCACTCATGCTTCAGTTCCCCCTCAACCGACCTTGATCTTTTTTTCTGCGGTAAACGCATATACCGGAATAGCGAGGTTCTGCGGCGCCGGCCCATGGCGGATGCGACCGGCGGTATCATAGACCGAACCATGGCAGGGACAGAACCAACCGCCATATTCCCCCGCCTGACCGAGCGGTATGCAACCGAGATGCGTGCAGACACCGATCATGACAAGCCAGTTTTCTTTCCCGTCACCGGCCGAACGCGCCACATCGGTGGCCTGCGCATCCGCCGGCAAATTGGCATTGCGGGCGACCGGGTCCTTCAGATCGGAGATCTGTGCACCCTTACCATCATCGATTTCCTTCTGCGTACGGTTGCGGATGAAGACTGGCCTGCCACGCCACTTCACCGTCATCGACATGCCGGGTTCCAGGCTGGAGACATCGACTTCGATGGAAGCAAGAGCGAGCGTCGAGGCATCCGGCCGCATCTGATCGATGAACGGCCAGGCAAAGGCGACTGCGCCCACGGCGCCAGCCATGCCCGTCGTCAGATAAAGAAAATCTCGGCGAGTCGGCTCGCCCGCGGTTTCACTCGTCGTAATATGCTCGCTCAAAGCTGGACCATCCTCATCCGCAAAACCCGCAGCTTGACGCTGCGGTACCCCCTCAATGCCGGCGAATCAACGCGAACATAATTCCGCCATAGATTCCTCCGTAACCCGCCGCGTTCTAAGCTTGATCGCAAATTATGTCCAGTCTTGGCAAGGGGTGTGGGCACAATGTCGCGGGAAAACCGCGCTATTTGGCCGCGAGTGCCAAGCTTAAAATCTCCACGCTCGATCAAACTGGCGTAAGCACATGAAAAATCGCAGGATTCGCATAATATATTTTCCATTGCGGAGCAAAATAAACAACAATTTCAATGTTGCATTGCAACATAACCAGCTACACGCTGGCCGATGGTCTATACTAAGCTCTACTTCCTACTCCTTAAATCCGAGTGGATTTTAGGAACAGCTTATGGCCTCTTATGACGCCGCCGCGGCTCGCAGCGGCCAGCATAAAACATCGCTGAGGACACAATTATGAGACATACGATCTATTGCGTTCTATGCGTCCTTGCCACGTTGACGCTCGCCATCCTTGCGGCGCGTTATGCAACCAATCTCTGGCTACTCGGCTTCTTCGAAAGCCTGCAGACCCACATCAGCCTTTTCGGCATTGCGCTCGCCCTACTCGCGCTTCTTTTCAAGCGGCATTGGTATGCCGTCTTCCTGCTGGCTGTCGGTGTCGGGCTTGCGGTCCATTCCGTTATGCTGCTGCGCGAATATGCCGCCGTTCCCCCCGTAAACCCGCCGGCAGCCGCCGATGCCAGCAAGAGCTTCAAGTTGCTCTCGTTCAACATCGACGACGACAACACTCCCCAAAACGGCGTGCGTATCGCCGATCTTATCGTCGGCTCGAAGGCCGATGTCGTGGAGATTTTCGAGGCGAACTCCATTCTATCGCAGCTGCCGCGAATAACCGATATCTATCCCTATCGTATCGGCTGCGGCGTCATGACCACCGATTGCGATTCCCTGCTGCTGTCGAAACGGCCGCTGCTTACGCAGGACATGCACAGCCTCGGCAGCCTTTGGGACAACCGCTTCATCCACGCGACCATCGACATGGATGGTCAGACGGTCAATTTTGTCTCAGCTCACCTCAGCAAACCCTATTTCGACGAGTTTCACACAGTCGAGTTGAACATCCTCGCCCCGATCCTGAAAGATATTCAGGGGCCACTGATCCTTGCCGGCGATTTCAACGCTTCGGTCATTGCGCCGGACATGCAAGACTTCCTCGACGACACCAGTCTGCGCCACGTCTTCCCGGAACCCGCCACCTGGCCGATCAAGGGCGGCGCCTACGGCATCGCCATCGACCATGTTTTCGCGCGCGCTCCGCTGCGGCTGGAGTCGGTCCAACAGATACCGGATGCCATGGGATCGAACCATTTTGGCCTGGTGACGGAATTCAGCGTTTCAAAATAGCTATTTGATTTTGCTCGCGCTTATCGGAGCGCCGCCGGGTATTTTCGGTGGCGGCGCTACTCGGCCGCGATGAAGCCGCCGGACTGGCGCGCCCATAGCTCGGAATAGAGGCCGCCGCGGACAACCAGCTCGTCATGGGTGCCGTCTTCGATGATCCTGCCCTTGTCGATGACGATCAGGCGGTCGAGTTTGGCGATTGTCGACAGGCGATGTGCTATCGCAAGCACCGTCTTGCCTTCCATCAGCGTTTCCAGATTGGACTGCAGCGCCGCCTCAACCTCGGAATCCAGCGCCGAGGTCGCCTCGTCCAGCACCAGGATTGGCGCATCCTTCAGCATAACGCGAGCAATGGCGATGCGCTGGCGCTGGCCACCGGACAATTTGACGCCGCGCTCGCCGACATGGGCGGCATAACCCCCGCGGCCCTTCTGATCCTCCAGCGTCATGATGAACTCATCCGCCTCCGCCCGCCGCGTCGCCTGTGCCATCTGCTCCTCGCTCGCCTTCGGGCGACCGAAAAGAATGTTGTCGCGGATGGAACGATTGAGCAGCGCTGTGTCCTGCGTCACCATGCCGATCTCACCGCGCAGCGACTCCTGCCGGACCAGGGCGATATCCTGTCCATCGATCAGGATGCGGCCGCCTTCGAGATCGTAGAAACGCAGCAGCAAATTGACCAGCGTCGTCTTGCCGGCACCGGAACGACCGACGATGCCGATCTTCTCTCCGGCATGAACGGTCAACGAAAAATCATCTATGACACCGCTGCCGCGACCGTAGTGGAAGGCCACATTCTCGAAGCGGATTTCCGGGCGGACAATCTGCAGATCCCTGGCGCCCGGCTGATCCACCAGGCCGATTGGCTCGGAGATCATCTCGGCGGAATTCTGGATCGTGCCGAGATTACGCATGATTGCATTGAACTGCGCCATCATGCGACCGAACAACATATTGAGCCGCAGTACCATGCTGAGCGTGAAGGCAACGCCGCCGGTCGAAATCTCACCGGCGAGCCAGAGATGGATGGCAAGTGCCGCGATCGTCGTGATCATCACGCCCGACAAGAGCGCCAACGACGAACGCACGCCGGTCAGAAGCCGCGTGAACGGCATGACGGCAGCCTGGAAGCGGTCGAAGCCGTTGCGGATGTAGTCGTCGTTCTGCTCTTCCCGGCCGAAGAGTTTCAGCGTCTGGATATTGGCATAAGCATCCACCATGCGGCCGTTCAACATCGACGACGCCTCGGCGGCGTTGCGCGCATGGCGTCGGATGCGCGGCACGAAATAGCGAGCAATCACAGAGAAGACGCCGATCCAGACTGCGATCACCAGCGCGAGGCGCCAATCGAGCCCGCCGACCAGCGCTATGGTCGAGGCGGCATAGATGATGATAAACCAGACCACCTGCAGCAGCGACACGACAAGATCGCCCGTCGACTGGCCCGCCGACCAGACCTTGGTAACGATCCGGCCTGAGAAGTCATTCTGGAAGAAGCTCACCGACTGGCGTGCGACATGCATGTAGGCTTGCCAGCGGACGAGATTGAGAAAGCCGGGTACAACCACCTGCTCCTCGACCAGCGCCCCAAGGCTGACCACGATAAAACGGACGACCAGCACGACGAAAACCATGCCAAGCAGTGCGCCACCGTGGCCGGAAAGCAATCCTGCCCAACCCGCCCCCGGCTGCACTTTGTCCAGTATGTCGACGAGATGCCCCACGAACCAGAACAGCGCCGCCTCCAGCACCGCAACGGCGCCGCCAAGTGCCGCCATCGCCAGAAACGGCCCCTTCGCCTGACCGACATAATACCAGATGAAAGCCCAAAGCGACCGCGGCGGGCGAAGATCGCCAGTGCGGTAGTAGGGATCAATCCAGGTTTCGAACAGGCGATAGACGGAGCGGATCAGCATCCCCGCGATATAGGAATTTTTGCCTGGGGTGCAAAGGCAAGCGCGTGGCTAGGGAATCTCACATTTTTGTCATATTCCACAATTGGAGGCTGCAGTACAAATCACCATGGGCGGGAATCAGAACCATGTTTAGTGCATCTTGATACGCCTACCATTGTGATTTATACATTACGGACGTTCTATGCTTCGCATACTCCAGACGGTTACTTATCAGCGCTGGGAACGCCGGCTTCGGGATGAGCGTGCTCGCGCGGCGATTGCTGCACGGCTTTCCCGTTTAGCATTTGGTCTTATGGGAGACATTAGACCGGTAGGCGACGGCGTGAGCGAAATGCGCATCCACTACGGACCGGGCTACCGAGTCTATTTTGTTCAACGCGGCGGAGAGATCATTATCCTCCTGTGCGGCGGTGATAAAAGCAGCCAAGCTAGGGATATCGAACAAGCGAAAATGCTCGCCAAAAATTCGGACGAATTTGATGCCTGAGAAACTAATCCCGTACGATCCCGCAGAGGCGCTAACTTCCAACGACGCCGTCGATGAATTCATGAGGGACGCCTTTGAAAGCGGTGATGCAGGATATATCGCCCATGCGCTCGGCATCGTCGCCCGTGCGAAAGGCATGACCGGAATAGCTAAAGAGACCGGCATGGCGCGGGAAGCTCTCTACCGCTCCTTCGCATCGGACGGCAACCCGACGCTGAAGTCGGTCCTCGCTCTAATGCAATCGCTTGGTTTTGAACTAACGGTCAAACGACACAACATTTGACATAGTCGGAACCGCCGCACGGATGGCCCGTAATCTCTTTCAGGTTGATCTCAGCAACAAACAGCCAAAACAAAAAGGGCGAGCCCGAAGCCCACCCCTTTTCTCATTCCGCCGCCGCCTCGGCCTCTTCATGGTCCGCCAGGAACCCGCCGGATTGCCGGTTCCAGAGGTCGGCATAGATGCCGCCATGCTGGACCAGATCGCGATGGGTGCCCGTCTCGATGATCCGGCCCTTGTCGAGCACGATGAGGCGGTCCATTTCGGTCAATGTCGACAGCCGGTGGGCGATGGCGATCACCGTCTTGCCCTGCATCAGTGCGAAGAGGTTTTCCTGGATCGCCGCTTCCACTTCGGAATCGAGCGCCGAGGTTGCCTCGTCCAGCACCAGGATCGGCGCGTCCTTCAGGAAGACGCGGGCAATCGCGATGCGCTGCCTCTGGCCACCTGAGAGCTTGACGCCGCGTTCGCCGACCTGAGCATCAAGCCCCTTGCGACCTTGCATGTCGGAGAGCCCCTCGATGAACTCCCAGGCATTGGCGCGCTTGGCTGCCTGGATCACCTCTGCATCCGTCGCTTCCGGATGACCATAGGCGATGTTGTCGCGGATCGAACGGTGCAGCAGGGACGTGTCCTGCGTCACCACACCGATCAGCGAGCGCAGGCTGTCCTGCGTCACCTTGGCGATATCCTGGCTGTCGATGGTGATGCGTCCGCTTTCGAGATCGTAGAAACGAAGCAGCAGGTTCATCAACGTCGTCTTGCCGGCGCCGGAGCGTCCGACCAGGCCGACCTTCTCGCCGGCACGGATATCGAAGGTCAGGTTGTCGATCACACCCTTTGTCTTCCCATAATGGAAGCGGACATGATCGAAGTGGATCGCGCCCTGCTTGGCCGTGATCGCCGGTGCCGCCGGTACGTCGACGATATCATGCGGCTTCGTCAGCATTTCGATGCCGTCATAGATCGTGCCGATGTTCTCGAACAGCGCCGAGACTTCCCACATGATCCATTGCGACATGCCGTTGACACGCATGGCAAGCCCGATGGCGATGGCGATGGCGCCGACCGAGATCGAACCGCTCAGCCAAAAGTAGATCGACAGCGCCGAGATGACAAACAACGCCACGCAGTTGTTGACGTAGACTGCGATGTAGAACAGGGTCACCTTGCGCATCTGCCCGTAGACAGTCTGCAGGAATTCGCTCATGCCGGCCTTGGCGTAGCCCTCTTCGCGGCCCGCATGCGAAAACAGCTTCACCGTCGCAA
It encodes the following:
- a CDS encoding MaoC family dehydratase, translating into MAKLTYEDFQPGKVFPLGPKHVTAEEIIEFAREFDPQPMHLDESAGRASILGGLAASGWHTSAMFMRMMTDSYLLNTEAEGAPGIDFMDWKKPVLAGDTLSGRSIVLESRAMRSRPGIGIVKFRHEVENQRGQLVCLGENSTMIRMRLPVEASA
- a CDS encoding MaoC family dehydratase, producing MKMMELYPIGERAEIGSHTFTAENIVRFASRFDPQIFHMDAEAAKHTLFGGLCASGWHTCSVWMRTFVDYWSGETTRLRDEGRKPPNLGPSPGFQKLQWLRPVFAGDTVTYGVTLLASRPLNSRPGWTLNTILCDGSNQHGTPVLRFESTVLEFE
- a CDS encoding adenine phosphoribosyltransferase is translated as MHTIASELAASIRSIPDYPKPGIVFRDITTMLGNAKAFRRAVDALVQPYAGTKIDKVAGMEARGFILGGAVAHQLSSGFVPIRKKGKLPHDIVRIAYSLEYGVDEMEMHRDAVNPGEKVILVDDLIATGGTAVGATQLLRQIGAEVVAACFVIDLPDLGGRKKLEALNVPVHTLVEFSGH
- a CDS encoding cytochrome c1; translation: MKKLVAGLLSIALIGGFATVAAVAQETKPAAETATPHYPLKEPREQHWTFSGPFGSYDKAQLQRGLKVYTEVCSACHSMKLVPFRTLADLGYTDAQIKTFAANYEVQDGPNAQGEMFTRKAIPSDHFPSPFPNDEAAAASNNGAVPPDMSLLAKAREIERGFPQFIFDIFTQYQEGGPDYIYSLLTGYEEPPAGFQVPQNSHYNPYFTSAATFAMPKPLSDGQVTYDDGSPQTVDQYARDVASFLMWASEPHLEDRKHLGFMVMVFLLIFSVLIYLTKRSVYAKAGAH
- a CDS encoding cytochrome b, with protein sequence MSGHSSYEPSTGLEKWIDARLPLPRMVYDSFIAYPVPRNLNYAYTFGAMLAVMLVLQILTGVVLAMHYAAETTIAFNSVEKIVRDVNHGWLLRYLHANGASFFFVAVYLHIARGLYYGSYKAPREILWILGVIIYLLMMATAFMGYVLPWGQMSFWGATVITGFFSAFPWVGDWIQTFLLGGFAVDNPTLNRFFSLHYLLPFMIAGVVVLHIWALHVTGQTNPTGVEVKSKTDTVAFTPYATLKDAFGVSIFLLVFAYFVFYLPNFLGHADNYIPANPLKTPAHIVPEWYFLPFYAMLRSITFNIGPIDSKLGGVLTMFGAIIVLFFLPWLDTSKIRSAVYRPWYKLFFWLFVADAILLGWLGSQPAEGNFVVISQFATLFYFLFFLVAMPVLGLVETPRRIPNSITEAVLEKQGGKTAAPVEA
- the petA gene encoding ubiquinol-cytochrome c reductase iron-sulfur subunit encodes the protein MSEHITTSETAGEPTRRDFLYLTTGMAGAVGAVAFAWPFIDQMRPDASTLALASIEVDVSSLEPGMSMTVKWRGRPVFIRNRTQKEIDDGKGAQISDLKDPVARNANLPADAQATDVARSAGDGKENWLVMIGVCTHLGCIPLGQAGEYGGWFCPCHGSVYDTAGRIRHGPAPQNLAIPVYAFTAEKKIKVG
- a CDS encoding endonuclease/exonuclease/phosphatase family protein gives rise to the protein MRHTIYCVLCVLATLTLAILAARYATNLWLLGFFESLQTHISLFGIALALLALLFKRHWYAVFLLAVGVGLAVHSVMLLREYAAVPPVNPPAAADASKSFKLLSFNIDDDNTPQNGVRIADLIVGSKADVVEIFEANSILSQLPRITDIYPYRIGCGVMTTDCDSLLLSKRPLLTQDMHSLGSLWDNRFIHATIDMDGQTVNFVSAHLSKPYFDEFHTVELNILAPILKDIQGPLILAGDFNASVIAPDMQDFLDDTSLRHVFPEPATWPIKGGAYGIAIDHVFARAPLRLESVQQIPDAMGSNHFGLVTEFSVSK
- a CDS encoding ABC transporter ATP-binding protein; the encoded protein is MLIRSVYRLFETWIDPYYRTGDLRPPRSLWAFIWYYVGQAKGPFLAMAALGGAVAVLEAALFWFVGHLVDILDKVQPGAGWAGLLSGHGGALLGMVFVVLVVRFIVVSLGALVEEQVVVPGFLNLVRWQAYMHVARQSVSFFQNDFSGRIVTKVWSAGQSTGDLVVSLLQVVWFIIIYAASTIALVGGLDWRLALVIAVWIGVFSVIARYFVPRIRRHARNAAEASSMLNGRMVDAYANIQTLKLFGREEQNDDYIRNGFDRFQAAVMPFTRLLTGVRSSLALLSGVMITTIAALAIHLWLAGEISTGGVAFTLSMVLRLNMLFGRMMAQFNAIMRNLGTIQNSAEMISEPIGLVDQPGARDLQIVRPEIRFENVAFHYGRGSGVIDDFSLTVHAGEKIGIVGRSGAGKTTLVNLLLRFYDLEGGRILIDGQDIALVRQESLRGEIGMVTQDTALLNRSIRDNILFGRPKASEEQMAQATRRAEADEFIMTLEDQKGRGGYAAHVGERGVKLSGGQRQRIAIARVMLKDAPILVLDEATSALDSEVEAALQSNLETLMEGKTVLAIAHRLSTIAKLDRLIVIDKGRIIEDGTHDELVVRGGLYSELWARQSGGFIAAE
- a CDS encoding type II toxin-antitoxin system RelE/ParE family toxin is translated as MLRILQTVTYQRWERRLRDERARAAIAARLSRLAFGLMGDIRPVGDGVSEMRIHYGPGYRVYFVQRGGEIIILLCGGDKSSQARDIEQAKMLAKNSDEFDA
- a CDS encoding addiction module antidote protein gives rise to the protein MPEKLIPYDPAEALTSNDAVDEFMRDAFESGDAGYIAHALGIVARAKGMTGIAKETGMAREALYRSFASDGNPTLKSVLALMQSLGFELTVKRHNI
- a CDS encoding ABC transporter ATP-binding protein, which codes for MFGWFEQRLNPFPSEVPGVPPRGLFAFCWHYTKPAAPWLIAMAILTMLIAIGEVALFQFLGAIVDWLSHADKATFLQTQWQRLFWMGAMVLVGLPLAAVLDSIIMHQVLLGNYPMIARWQMHRFLLRHSMTFFANEFAGRVATKVMQTSLAVREAVMKILDVFVYVVTYFLSMILVIAAADWRLMLPILAWLAIYIGIVSYFVPRLRKIAAAQADARSTMTGRVVDSYTNIATVKLFSHAGREEGYAKAGMSEFLQTVYGQMRKVTLFYIAVYVNNCVALFVISALSIYFWLSGSISVGAIAIAIGLAMRVNGMSQWIMWEVSALFENIGTIYDGIEMLTKPHDIVDVPAAPAITAKQGAIHFDHVRFHYGKTKGVIDNLTFDIRAGEKVGLVGRSGAGKTTLMNLLLRFYDLESGRITIDSQDIAKVTQDSLRSLIGVVTQDTSLLHRSIRDNIAYGHPEATDAEVIQAAKRANAWEFIEGLSDMQGRKGLDAQVGERGVKLSGGQRQRIAIARVFLKDAPILVLDEATSALDSEVEAAIQENLFALMQGKTVIAIAHRLSTLTEMDRLIVLDKGRIIETGTHRDLVQHGGIYADLWNRQSGGFLADHEEAEAAAE